In Woeseia oceani, one DNA window encodes the following:
- the nqrF gene encoding NADH:ubiquinone reductase (Na(+)-transporting) subunit F gives MGETVIIVGISTTIVLLLSSIVLLARHFLVPSGTAEITLNGQRSLQVARGEKLLDALAYNNILLPAACGGRGSCGQCRVTVIAGGGEILPTERNLISRREAASGTRLACMVNVRDNLAIRVADELLEARQSLGRVRSNHNVSTYLKEIVLELPEGKGLGHEAGDYVLIEAPPGKTRFADFAIPEEYREVWQRDGLFALEAEREVAEKRAYSIASAPQEAGTIRLIVRIALPPANASARTPPGLVSSFLFSLAAGDTVEMSGPFGEFHARDSAAEMVLIGGGAGIAPLRAILQDQLVGQKTARRISLWYGARDKADICLADEFEALAREYENFSWHVALSDRKADPGWSGPRGFIHAVVRDTYLANHPAPEDAEYYLCGPPLMSSAVVAMLEDFGVEADSILFDNFGT, from the coding sequence ATGGGCGAAACGGTGATCATAGTCGGTATTTCCACCACGATAGTGCTGTTACTGTCTTCGATCGTGCTGCTCGCGCGACATTTTCTGGTGCCGTCCGGTACCGCAGAGATCACCCTCAACGGCCAGAGATCGCTGCAAGTAGCGCGAGGGGAGAAACTGCTGGATGCGCTCGCGTACAACAATATTCTGCTACCCGCCGCCTGTGGCGGCCGCGGTTCGTGCGGGCAATGCCGTGTCACTGTCATTGCGGGCGGCGGCGAGATTTTGCCGACCGAACGTAACTTGATCAGCCGCCGCGAAGCGGCGAGCGGTACGCGACTCGCCTGCATGGTAAATGTTCGTGACAATCTCGCGATCCGCGTAGCGGATGAATTGCTGGAGGCCCGCCAGTCATTGGGCCGGGTGCGCTCCAATCACAATGTGTCCACCTACCTGAAAGAAATTGTCCTTGAACTTCCAGAGGGTAAGGGCCTTGGGCACGAGGCTGGCGACTATGTTCTTATCGAGGCTCCGCCGGGAAAGACGCGTTTTGCCGATTTTGCAATTCCGGAAGAATACCGGGAAGTCTGGCAGCGCGATGGCCTGTTTGCGCTTGAAGCTGAACGGGAGGTTGCTGAGAAGCGCGCGTACTCGATTGCGAGCGCGCCGCAGGAAGCCGGTACAATACGGTTGATCGTGCGCATTGCTTTGCCGCCCGCGAACGCCTCCGCGAGAACGCCGCCAGGGCTCGTATCGTCGTTCCTTTTTTCCCTTGCCGCTGGTGACACTGTCGAGATGTCAGGACCTTTCGGTGAATTCCATGCGCGGGACTCGGCTGCCGAAATGGTGTTGATCGGTGGCGGTGCCGGTATCGCCCCGTTACGCGCGATTCTGCAAGACCAGCTCGTCGGTCAGAAGACTGCGAGACGTATCAGTCTCTGGTATGGAGCGCGCGACAAGGCCGATATCTGCCTTGCTGACGAATTCGAGGCTTTGGCGCGCGAGTACGAAAACTTCAGCTGGCATGTAGCCCTGTCCGATCGCAAGGCCGACCCCGGCTGGAGTGGCCCGCGGGGCTTCATTCATGCGGTCGTCCGGGACACCTATCTCGCCAATCACCCGGCACCGGAGGATGCAGAGTACTATTTGTGTGGACCTCCGCTGATGAGCAGTGCAGTTGTGGCAATGCTGGAGGACTTTGGCGTGGAGGCGGACAGCATACTGTTCGATAACTTCGGCACATGA
- a CDS encoding CBS domain-containing protein: protein MIHPLRVRDFMTTKLHTTEPDADIMSAVKILVDQNISGLLVIDNHGALKGILTERDCIGVALDAGYFDEAGGRVSNYMSSDIETVDVDLSLLDLAEQFVRRSFRRYPVTEDNKLVGVIARRDVLKALTSGAWFSIPGNTPRR, encoded by the coding sequence ATGATTCATCCATTACGTGTGCGTGACTTCATGACAACCAAACTCCACACCACGGAGCCGGATGCCGACATCATGTCGGCGGTCAAGATACTTGTTGACCAGAACATCTCCGGGCTGCTGGTTATAGACAACCATGGCGCTCTCAAGGGCATCCTGACCGAGCGCGACTGTATCGGTGTTGCTCTGGATGCCGGCTACTTTGATGAAGCAGGCGGTCGCGTAAGCAATTACATGTCCAGCGACATAGAGACCGTCGACGTCGATCTCAGTCTGCTTGATCTTGCCGAACAGTTCGTGCGCCGAAGCTTTCGTCGCTACCCGGTTACAGAGGACAATAAACTGGTCGGCGTGATCGCGAGACGGGACGTCCTGAAGGCACTGACCAGCGGCGCGTGGTTTTCGATTCCGGGCAACACACCGAGGAGATGA
- a CDS encoding LOG family protein, with amino-acid sequence MNDKRRDKGRACVVPPPVDPAKRKSPLPSQSIKSQFDDPDAAARVAALVASDSYREADKDSTFLQDDLVRGARLGLDYMKPDLLMRQAGVQNTLVVFGGTRIVEPAEAQRRVAELNQLLENNPDDVEIAARLKVAKRILKISHYYTIAREFGAIVGRAGDGPADCRLTVMTGGGPGIMEAANRGAFDVGAKSIGLNITLPHEQFPNPYVSPGLCFSVRYFGIRKLHFLMRARALVFFPGGFGTLDELFDVLTLAQTRKIIPVPIVLVGESFWRRILDSEALAANGVIDPEDLDLFWYAESAQGIWDGINEWYQRSGSSLFCEKLQAN; translated from the coding sequence GTGAATGACAAGAGAAGAGATAAGGGTCGCGCCTGCGTTGTACCACCACCGGTCGATCCCGCGAAACGCAAGTCGCCACTACCGTCGCAAAGTATCAAGTCACAGTTTGACGACCCCGACGCGGCCGCGCGGGTCGCTGCACTGGTTGCCAGTGACAGCTATCGTGAAGCGGACAAGGACTCAACCTTTCTGCAGGACGACCTCGTCCGAGGTGCAAGGCTCGGTCTGGACTACATGAAACCGGACTTGCTGATGCGTCAGGCGGGTGTGCAGAACACGTTGGTGGTATTCGGTGGCACGCGCATTGTTGAACCAGCAGAAGCTCAGCGGCGCGTTGCCGAGCTGAATCAATTGCTGGAAAACAATCCTGACGATGTTGAGATCGCTGCTCGCCTCAAGGTCGCAAAACGCATTCTAAAAATAAGCCACTACTACACTATTGCGCGGGAGTTTGGCGCCATCGTCGGCCGGGCCGGCGATGGACCGGCCGACTGCCGTCTCACCGTCATGACGGGCGGTGGACCCGGCATCATGGAAGCTGCCAACCGGGGTGCGTTTGACGTTGGCGCGAAGAGCATCGGGCTGAACATCACGTTGCCGCATGAACAGTTTCCAAACCCCTATGTGAGTCCCGGGCTTTGCTTCTCCGTACGCTACTTTGGCATTCGCAAACTGCACTTCCTGATGCGCGCTCGCGCGCTGGTTTTTTTCCCAGGCGGCTTCGGTACCCTTGACGAGCTGTTCGACGTGCTGACTTTGGCCCAGACACGCAAGATTATTCCTGTGCCTATCGTGTTGGTAGGTGAGTCATTCTGGCGCAGAATTCTCGACTCTGAGGCACTGGCCGCGAACGGGGTAATCGATCCAGAGGATCTGGACCTGTTCTGGTATGCCGAGTCCGCCCAGGGCATATGGGATGGGATCAACGAATGGTATCAGCGCTCCGGCAGCTCGCTGTTCTGCGAAAAATTACAGGCTAACTAG
- a CDS encoding MBL fold metallo-hydrolase RNA specificity domain-containing protein, whose translation MKFELQFFGATEEVTGSLYVIRTGQHTVLLECGLVQGGRKDELRNAEPFPVPIKDIDAVILSHAHIDHSGRVPLLAKRGYTGPVYTQNATRELCSIMLPDSGYLHEKDAEWENRKRDKKGEEPVEALYTRADAEDSLKLFRSFRYEESTEILPGLWLRFLDAGHILGSAIVELRCSDGTASRTLVFTGDLGYRDAPVMEPPKRLKHADAVLMESTYGDRLHRSFDETLIELADIFQRARASKGNILIPAFTVGRTQDLLYLMSQNYKRWGLADWHIYLDSPMGIEATKVYARFRHLYGAELFRPGSELPNLPNFHATMTTEESMGINTIRSGAIIIAGSGMCTGGRIHHHLKNNIDRAECHVILIGFQAHGTLGRRLVDGETEIRLWGETLPVRAQIHTVGGLSAHGDQADLIDWYRNFANRPPLYLVHGEPKAQQALQEKLRETLNAPASIAVRGQKIEI comes from the coding sequence ATGAAGTTTGAGCTACAGTTTTTTGGCGCGACCGAAGAGGTCACCGGTTCCTTGTACGTGATCCGCACGGGTCAGCATACCGTCTTGCTCGAATGCGGCCTCGTACAGGGTGGTCGCAAGGACGAACTGCGCAATGCCGAGCCGTTTCCGGTGCCGATTAAAGATATTGACGCGGTCATATTGAGCCATGCGCATATCGATCACTCGGGGCGTGTTCCACTACTGGCAAAGCGTGGATATACGGGGCCGGTGTACACCCAGAATGCGACCCGTGAACTTTGTTCAATCATGCTTCCGGACTCGGGATACCTGCATGAAAAGGATGCTGAGTGGGAAAATCGCAAGCGTGACAAGAAAGGCGAAGAACCGGTAGAAGCTCTGTACACGCGAGCTGACGCTGAAGATTCCCTTAAGCTTTTCCGTAGCTTTCGCTACGAAGAATCGACGGAAATCTTGCCAGGCCTGTGGCTACGGTTCCTGGACGCCGGGCACATTCTTGGCTCGGCGATCGTCGAGCTACGTTGTAGCGACGGCACTGCCAGCCGTACATTGGTATTCACCGGCGACCTTGGCTACCGGGACGCGCCAGTGATGGAGCCGCCAAAACGCCTCAAACACGCCGATGCGGTATTAATGGAAAGCACCTATGGCGACCGTTTGCATCGCTCGTTTGACGAAACGCTGATTGAACTGGCTGACATCTTTCAACGTGCGAGAGCCAGCAAAGGCAACATCCTGATACCGGCTTTTACCGTTGGCAGAACCCAGGACCTCCTGTACCTGATGTCGCAAAACTACAAGCGATGGGGTCTTGCTGACTGGCACATTTACCTCGACAGCCCCATGGGCATAGAGGCAACCAAAGTCTACGCCCGCTTTCGTCACTTGTATGGCGCCGAGCTGTTTCGCCCTGGTTCCGAATTGCCGAATCTGCCGAACTTTCACGCGACCATGACGACCGAAGAGTCTATGGGGATCAATACGATACGGTCAGGGGCCATCATCATCGCGGGCAGTGGCATGTGCACGGGCGGGCGCATCCATCACCACCTGAAAAACAATATTGACCGGGCTGAGTGCCATGTCATTTTGATCGGTTTTCAGGCGCACGGCACACTCGGCAGGCGACTCGTCGATGGCGAAACCGAGATTCGGCTATGGGGCGAAACACTGCCTGTTCGCGCGCAGATCCACACAGTGGGAGGTTTGTCCGCTCACGGCGACCAGGCTGATCTCATTGACTGGTACCGAAACTTTGCGAACCGGCCGCCGCTCTACCTTGTGCATGGTGAGCCGAAAGCGCAGCAAGCACTGCAAGAGAAACTGCGCGAGACGCTGAACGCACCGGCCTCGATTGCTGTCCGTGGGCAGAAAATAGAGATCTAG
- a CDS encoding c-type cytochrome, whose translation MKKATHLASIAALFVGLAACQSGANSGQQLVLPEGDATAGQEAFVSLECTACHTVSGLDLPAAEEMGPVTMLLGGNVSKVKSYNELVTSVINPSHKLARNLFKQEIAQNGESIMPVYNDVMTVTQLIDIVAFLDSRYEVVKRPSYRYPVYTY comes from the coding sequence ATGAAAAAAGCCACACATCTCGCGTCGATTGCAGCGCTGTTCGTCGGGCTTGCTGCTTGCCAAAGCGGCGCGAATTCAGGTCAACAGCTCGTACTGCCGGAAGGCGATGCCACCGCCGGTCAGGAGGCGTTCGTCTCGCTGGAATGCACAGCGTGTCATACCGTGAGCGGATTGGACCTGCCTGCCGCCGAAGAAATGGGCCCGGTTACCATGCTGCTCGGCGGCAACGTATCGAAGGTAAAGAGCTACAACGAGCTTGTCACCTCAGTTATCAATCCGTCGCACAAACTGGCGCGAAACCTGTTCAAGCAGGAAATTGCACAGAACGGTGAATCGATCATGCCAGTCTACAATGACGTCATGACGGTAACGCAGCTGATCGACATCGTTGCTTTCCTTGACTCCCGATACGAGGTTGTCAAACGGCCAAGCTACCGTTATCCGGTTTACACGTATTAG
- a CDS encoding OsmC family protein → MHSYPHLYAVSADAGLEGDVRLTSNGLAEISSAPPAEFGGPGDQWSPETLLVAAVADCFVLTFRAIARASKLEWVALKCEVEGVLDRTDKVVRFTEFKLKVLLHVPQGTNEQQAKRILEKSENGCLITNSLKSDTQLEAEVRAG, encoded by the coding sequence ATGCATAGTTACCCACACCTGTATGCCGTTTCAGCAGATGCCGGTCTTGAAGGCGATGTTCGGCTGACAAGCAACGGTTTAGCCGAAATCTCCTCCGCACCACCCGCGGAATTTGGCGGCCCTGGCGATCAATGGTCGCCGGAAACATTGCTGGTAGCGGCGGTTGCGGACTGCTTCGTACTGACTTTTCGGGCTATAGCCCGCGCATCGAAGCTCGAATGGGTCGCGTTGAAGTGCGAAGTTGAAGGCGTACTCGATCGCACAGACAAAGTTGTGCGCTTTACCGAGTTCAAACTCAAAGTGCTACTCCACGTACCGCAGGGTACGAACGAGCAACAGGCAAAGCGTATCCTGGAAAAATCCGAGAACGGTTGCCTGATTACCAATTCACTCAAATCGGATACACAACTTGAAGCGGAAGTACGCGCCGGATAG
- a CDS encoding lipocalin family protein, with product MNLRSRIFTPLLASLVAVFQSSCVGAPDGVQAVSGFELNRYLGTWYEIARLDHRFERGMSDVTATYSLRDDGGINVVNRGYKASSGEWNDATGKAYFVGAPDTGQLKVSFFGPFYGGYNIIALDKDDYQYALIAGPDRGYLWILARSRTLEPAVLSALIAKARRLNFPTDELIFVDHLLPD from the coding sequence ATGAATTTACGGTCCCGGATTTTCACGCCGCTACTTGCGTCGCTTGTTGCGGTGTTTCAAAGCAGCTGCGTAGGTGCTCCCGATGGAGTGCAAGCCGTCTCCGGCTTCGAACTCAATCGCTACCTCGGCACCTGGTATGAGATCGCCCGACTCGATCACCGCTTTGAAAGGGGGATGTCGGACGTTACCGCTACCTACAGCCTGCGTGACGATGGTGGTATCAACGTGGTCAATCGTGGCTACAAAGCGTCATCCGGTGAATGGAACGATGCAACAGGCAAGGCCTATTTTGTCGGCGCCCCGGATACAGGTCAGTTGAAGGTCTCGTTTTTTGGCCCGTTCTACGGCGGTTACAACATCATTGCGCTCGACAAGGACGACTACCAGTATGCATTAATAGCAGGGCCAGACAGGGGGTACTTATGGATACTGGCTCGTTCGCGCACGCTTGAGCCGGCGGTGCTCTCGGCATTGATCGCCAAAGCCAGAAGGCTGAACTTCCCCACGGATGAGCTGATTTTCGTTGATCACCTTTTACCGGACTAG
- a CDS encoding glycosyltransferase family 4 protein produces the protein MSIRVLCIVDDSDRPTIESFIGMHRAGIDITVSCQSESPNLARLTDAGVPIIDLPLRKNFDKAGIRRLQQEFDRRQYDIVHTFNNKAITNVLRAVRGRDIKVVAYRGIVGAVSFLDPMSWMRYLNPRIDRIICVCEAIRRHFLQMQPAFLRMPDHRPVTIHKGHRLEWYDQSPADLAELGLPADAFVITCVANYRPRKGVEVLVEAMGLLPADIPAHLLLVGNMTGPRLDRQIAASAAASRIHRPGYRKDAPSISAASDVFCLASTKREGLPRSVIEAMAYGVPPVVTDSGGSPELVVDGESGLIVPVHDPQALATAFERLYRDPDLRERMGKAARTRIASHFRNEDTVTKTIALYQELTGKTVQA, from the coding sequence ATGAGTATTCGCGTCCTCTGCATCGTTGATGACAGCGATCGCCCGACCATAGAATCGTTCATCGGTATGCACCGTGCCGGCATCGACATCACCGTGAGCTGCCAGTCAGAAAGCCCGAATCTCGCGCGGCTGACCGACGCCGGGGTACCGATCATAGATCTGCCACTGCGGAAGAACTTTGACAAGGCAGGCATACGCCGGTTGCAGCAGGAGTTTGATCGGCGTCAGTACGACATCGTCCATACGTTTAATAACAAAGCGATAACAAACGTATTACGGGCAGTGCGCGGGCGAGACATCAAAGTGGTTGCCTACCGGGGCATTGTGGGCGCGGTCAGCTTTCTCGACCCCATGTCGTGGATGCGCTACCTGAACCCGCGGATAGATCGGATTATCTGCGTGTGCGAGGCCATTCGGCGGCATTTCCTGCAGATGCAACCCGCGTTCCTGAGGATGCCGGACCACCGGCCGGTCACAATCCACAAGGGACACCGGCTGGAATGGTATGACCAGAGTCCCGCCGACCTCGCCGAACTGGGCTTGCCTGCCGATGCTTTCGTTATCACCTGCGTTGCCAATTACCGGCCCAGAAAAGGCGTCGAAGTCCTGGTCGAAGCAATGGGTCTCCTGCCCGCCGATATCCCGGCGCATTTGCTATTGGTCGGCAATATGACCGGGCCCCGGCTGGATCGCCAGATCGCCGCCAGCGCGGCGGCGAGCCGCATCCATCGCCCGGGCTATCGCAAGGACGCACCAAGCATCAGCGCGGCGAGTGATGTCTTTTGTCTGGCATCAACCAAACGCGAGGGCTTGCCGAGATCGGTCATAGAAGCCATGGCCTACGGCGTGCCTCCCGTTGTCACGGACAGCGGCGGAAGCCCTGAACTGGTGGTCGATGGCGAAAGCGGGCTGATTGTGCCGGTTCACGATCCGCAAGCGTTGGCAACAGCATTCGAACGTTTGTACAGAGACCCGGATTTGCGAGAACGAATGGGGAAAGCCGCCCGGACCCGGATCGCCAGCCATTTTCGCAACGAGGATACAGTCACCAAAACGATTGCGCTGTATCAGGAACTGACGGGCAAGACAGTTCAGGCATAG
- a CDS encoding class I SAM-dependent methyltransferase, whose amino-acid sequence MLAECRLCGSHDLRLCMSDGRNRDLHYYRCRHCALWNYDLSLGLDQTQYTERYVSPLDPDHKSNKDVAQSWRFLKPHLAETGRIMDIGCGNACLLHLAREAGWQVQGMELSASAAEAIRRDQGIDVTVANFLEYENAEGQCYDVVVLRHVLEHLPDSVLAMQKIAALLKPGGLALLEFPNTRSFSYALKRFLKNRGLRNRKYSDAWRPGHCNEFCRQSFEVLLQKTGFELVVWQTYSSKPLADAFYRLFPVASKARALVRYRP is encoded by the coding sequence ATGCTCGCCGAATGCCGACTTTGCGGTAGTCACGATTTGCGTCTGTGCATGAGTGACGGGCGCAACCGCGATCTGCATTACTACCGTTGCCGTCATTGTGCGCTTTGGAATTACGATCTCAGTCTGGGTCTGGACCAGACGCAGTACACGGAGCGCTACGTCAGCCCCCTCGATCCTGATCACAAGTCCAACAAGGACGTCGCACAGAGCTGGCGGTTTTTAAAACCGCACCTTGCCGAAACCGGCAGAATTATGGACATCGGCTGCGGCAACGCCTGTCTCTTGCATCTGGCGCGTGAGGCCGGATGGCAAGTCCAGGGCATGGAACTCTCGGCGTCCGCCGCCGAAGCGATACGTCGCGATCAAGGCATAGATGTAACCGTCGCCAATTTTCTTGAATACGAAAATGCAGAAGGGCAATGTTACGACGTTGTCGTCTTGCGGCATGTGCTCGAACATCTGCCGGACTCCGTGCTTGCGATGCAAAAGATAGCCGCCCTGCTCAAGCCCGGCGGCCTGGCTTTGCTCGAATTCCCGAATACCCGTTCATTCAGCTACGCGCTTAAGCGCTTCCTGAAGAACAGGGGTTTGCGCAACCGCAAGTATTCGGACGCATGGCGCCCGGGCCATTGCAATGAATTCTGCCGGCAGTCATTTGAAGTTTTGCTGCAAAAGACAGGCTTTGAGCTGGTGGTTTGGCAGACGTATTCCTCCAAACCGCTGGCCGATGCCTTCTACCGGTTGTTCCCCGTAGCCAGTAAGGCGCGGGCACTGGTGCGGTACCGACCCTGA
- a CDS encoding TonB-dependent receptor family protein — MTGLTRTPGKLFLGSLLLTAWSANSLAEDTLDEIVVSATRLDTSIREAARSVSLITKERIQNGTQQLGLDEALAGVPGLYMQNRYNFAQDLRISLRGFGARSGFGVRGVKIIIDGIPETLPDGQAQVDSIDLGSTDRIEVLRGPASSMYGNSSGGVIAIESELGKGPAFVEANVGAGELGYSKVGIKTGGRAGDVDYLFNLSSQDFEGWREQSDSESRMLNAKLGVPIGSKDRLTVAFNLSDQPTADDPGGINAAQAAADPRSARDVNLTFDSGESMDQQRVGLVYERVRDTGTLSLHNYYLWRDFANKLPFGSGGIVEFDRFVYGAGLQYRPVGWLPESFDLVFGIDLDRQDDDRRRFDNENGEYGALSFEQREQVASNAVFVQTQYALNEMWTLSGGLRYDDITFDVSDQFLADGDDTGEVSFDQLSPSLGANADFGSYILFASWSSSFETPTTTELANPDTSGGFNAALVPQRADNFEIGFKTGNDDLYFELAAFQIDIKDELVPFELAGFPGRTFYANAGRSDRRGIETAVSWNHDSGFGIDASYTWSDFTYDEFVDENGTDYAGKELPGLPGQFAYLGVHYRSMSGLAATLEAVYSGDLYADNANTAAVDAYTVSNLRLYDEYDYGRWQIRPYIGINNLFNERYNSNIRINAFGARYYEPAPDRNVYLGVTVNFQPGGR, encoded by the coding sequence ATGACTGGATTAACCCGCACTCCTGGAAAGCTGTTTTTGGGCTCGCTGTTGCTCACCGCCTGGTCAGCAAACTCACTCGCTGAAGATACTCTCGATGAGATCGTCGTTTCGGCAACCCGCCTTGACACTTCGATACGAGAAGCAGCCCGATCGGTGTCCCTGATTACCAAGGAACGGATTCAGAACGGCACGCAACAACTGGGTCTGGATGAGGCGCTTGCCGGGGTTCCCGGCCTGTACATGCAGAACCGTTATAACTTTGCGCAGGACCTCCGGATTTCATTGCGCGGTTTCGGCGCACGCTCAGGCTTTGGTGTGCGTGGTGTCAAGATCATTATCGATGGGATACCGGAAACCTTGCCGGATGGTCAGGCGCAGGTTGATAGCATCGATCTCGGTTCCACAGACCGCATCGAGGTATTGCGCGGCCCGGCGTCATCAATGTACGGCAACAGCTCTGGCGGCGTTATCGCCATTGAGAGCGAGCTTGGTAAAGGCCCGGCCTTTGTTGAAGCCAACGTGGGCGCAGGGGAATTGGGCTACAGCAAAGTGGGCATCAAGACGGGCGGCCGCGCCGGTGATGTCGACTACCTCTTCAACCTGTCGAGTCAGGACTTTGAAGGCTGGCGCGAACAATCAGACTCAGAGAGTCGTATGCTTAACGCCAAGCTGGGTGTGCCCATAGGCAGCAAGGACCGATTGACCGTGGCATTCAATCTGAGTGACCAGCCGACGGCGGACGACCCTGGTGGTATCAATGCGGCGCAGGCAGCAGCCGACCCCCGATCTGCGCGTGACGTCAATCTGACCTTCGATTCCGGTGAGTCCATGGATCAGCAGCGGGTGGGCCTGGTCTATGAACGCGTGCGTGACACCGGAACGCTTTCTTTGCACAACTATTACCTTTGGCGTGACTTTGCCAACAAGCTTCCGTTCGGTAGTGGTGGCATCGTTGAGTTTGATCGCTTTGTCTATGGCGCCGGTCTGCAATACCGTCCCGTAGGCTGGTTGCCTGAGAGTTTTGATCTCGTCTTCGGCATTGATCTTGACCGGCAGGACGACGACCGTCGCCGTTTCGACAATGAAAATGGTGAATACGGTGCGCTGTCCTTCGAGCAGCGGGAGCAAGTAGCAAGCAATGCGGTTTTCGTCCAAACCCAGTACGCGCTCAACGAAATGTGGACGCTTAGTGGCGGGCTACGTTACGACGACATTACCTTTGACGTAAGCGATCAGTTTCTGGCCGATGGAGACGATACCGGCGAGGTCAGTTTCGATCAGCTAAGCCCGTCGTTAGGCGCCAATGCGGATTTCGGCAGCTATATCCTGTTCGCGTCATGGAGCAGTTCTTTCGAAACGCCGACCACGACGGAGCTCGCGAACCCCGATACCAGCGGTGGATTCAATGCCGCGCTCGTCCCGCAACGAGCCGATAATTTTGAAATAGGGTTCAAGACGGGTAACGACGACCTGTATTTCGAGCTTGCTGCGTTCCAGATAGATATCAAAGACGAACTGGTACCTTTTGAGCTGGCCGGTTTTCCTGGTCGTACCTTCTACGCCAACGCAGGTCGGTCGGATCGGCGCGGAATCGAAACAGCCGTGTCCTGGAATCACGACAGTGGCTTCGGCATAGACGCCTCCTACACCTGGTCTGATTTTACGTACGATGAGTTCGTTGACGAGAACGGTACTGACTATGCCGGCAAGGAACTGCCGGGCTTGCCGGGACAGTTCGCTTATCTGGGTGTGCATTACCGGTCCATGTCGGGACTCGCGGCAACGCTTGAAGCGGTCTATTCCGGGGATCTCTACGCGGATAATGCGAATACGGCGGCGGTAGACGCCTACACAGTCAGCAACCTGCGACTGTACGACGAGTATGACTATGGTCGCTGGCAGATCCGACCGTACATCGGTATCAACAACCTGTTTAACGAGCGCTATAACAGCAATATCCGTATCAATGCATTCGGTGCGCGTTACTATGAGCCGGCTCCGGACCGGAATGTGTACCTTGGCGTTACGGTTAATTTTCAACCGGGCGGTCGCTAG